The window TCTATTACTATGTCAAAGTCTTGAATAAATATATTTTCATTATTACTTTTATCTAGGAAAAAATTCACTACTTTAAATTCTCTTATTATAGCACTTATAAGTTCAGAATATTTTTGAAGATCTTTTTCTTCAACTTTTAATTCATTTTTAAATTTTATAAGCAGTTTTTTTATAAAGTCAATATTTATCTGCTCAATTCTTTTTAAAATTTCTCTTATTTCTGGGCTTAAAGCTTCTATATTCTTTATTAAGCTTATTAATACAAGCTCCCTTTTCATACTTTCATGGGAAAATTTAAGTCTTACCAGAATGATATTCTTTAAAGTTTCTTCAAAAGAAAAGCTATTCTTAAGAATATCATCCTGTCTTTCTATCATTTCATCTATTTTTTTTTCTGCAATAGTTTGTAATAATAAATTCTTTGACTTAAAATAAGTATAAAAACTTCCTTTAGCTATTTTCATTTCATTAGTTATATCTTCTACTGAAGTATGTGAATATCCTTTTTTTAGAATGAGTTTTGTAGCAGCTTCCATTATCTGCTCTTTTTTTCCTATGACTGGCATACCCTACTCCTTATAATTTTTTTTGACCAATAGGTCATGGTAAATTTTACACCTTATTGACTATTAAGTCAATCTTTTTTTATTATTTCAAAAAATAAAAAAAATTAATGTTGTAAAATTTAGAAAACTAAGAATTCTAGCTAAGTAGAGAAAAATGTTTTCTAAAACAACATTAATTTTAAACTATAAAGCTACTTGAGGGTCAAGAACTTTTTTTAATTAAATTTTATTGTAAATATAACATAATTTTTTTCTTTATCAAAAATAAAGCTATATTCTAGATTTAAACTTGTTAATATATTTTTTACTATTGAAAGTCCTAATCCTGCTCCACCATATTTTCTATTTCTAGAAGAGTCAAGTTTATAAAATGGTCTAAAAATATTTTTAAACTTTTCTTCTGGTATAAATGCAGAACTATTTGATATCTTTAAAGTTTTATTTTTAAATTCTATTCCAATCTTCTTTCTATCATCTATATAGGTAATTGCATTAGTAAAAAGATTATTTAAAATTATAGATATACGATATTTATCAGTAAAAATTTTACTTTCATCTATATTTATTTTCAGTTCTATATTTTTTTTCATAAAATCAAGATTATATTTGTTCAGTTTATCTTCTAGTAATTCTTTCAATTGAAATTCTTCATAACTTTCATCTGAAAAACTAAATTCATACTTTAAGTATGTATTTAAATTTTTAATAAGTTTATCAAGAAATATCCCTTCGTTATATATAATAGAATACACATTACTTTTTTCTTCTGCTGATACAATATCATCTTGAAGTGCTTCTATATATCCATTAATTATGGCAATAGGTGTTTTTAATTCATGTCCTATTGAACGCATAAAATCTTTTTCAAAATTTATTAATTTCTCTTTTTCTTTTAATTCTATTTTCATTTGTGAATTTAAATTATTTAACTCATCTATATTATTTTTTAGTTTCTCAGACATCCCTTTTAAATTATTTCCGAGAGTTTCTAACTCATTATTATATTTAAAATCTATATTTGATGAGAAGTCCAATTTTGATATTTTAGACGATATTTTTTCTAAAGTTACAATTGGGTCAGAAAAATATTTTGAGAAAATATATGCTAAAACAAAAAGTATTGGTACTATAAAAGCTGACAAATCTAAATAAAATGATGACATCATTTTAGTTACAACATTTGGAACTATAGTTGGTGATATGATTACCAAAAATTCTGTATCTGATATTTTCTTTATAAGCAAAAAATAATTAAGAAAATCTGTCATACTTGTTAATCTTATTGTATAATCTCCAGTATGTAGTTTTTCCAAATTGGCCTTGATCTCTGTTTTATTAAAATAATTAAAAAGTTCACTTTTTTTTCAGATTTCTGAAAATTTATATATGCAATTTTTATATCTTTATTTTCTTTGCTGTCTATTATTTTATCTAAAGGAATATCCTTAATTGAAATATCTTCAGATACTTTTATTAATTGTTCTTTGGTATTTTGAACAATATATTTATCCATATACAAAAAATTAAAATAATATATCACTATCAGTGGAAGATAAGAGATCACAATAAAAGCAAAAAATATTTTATAAAAAATTTTTTTCATTAACTTCCTGTTCCTCCTAATTTTTTATCTCAAATTTATATCCTATCCCTCTTACAGTTTTTATACATTCATCTCCCAATTTTTTTCTTAAGTTCTTTATATGTGTATCTATTGTTCTGTCACTTCCTGAAAAATCATATCCCCATACTTCTGTAAGCATTTTATCCCTACTGAGAGCAATCTTATGATTTTTTATAAGATATATTAAAAGCTCATATTCTTTAGGAGCTAAAATAACTTCTTCTCCTTCTACAGTTACTGTATGAGATGTGTCATTGATAGTTATTTTTCCTAATTCAATAATGTGGTCTGTATTGTTACTTGTATTTTTTATAAGAGTTTTTATTCTTGCTAAAAGTATTTTATTATTAAAAGGCTTAGTTATATATTCATCTGTTCCTATTTCAAAACCAAATAATTCATCTTCATCATCATCTCTTGCTGATAATATCATAACAGGGACTGAACTATATTTTTTTATCTCTCTTAAAACACTCCATCCATCTTTTTTAGGCAACATTATATCAAGTATTACTAAATCGAATGGCTTTTCATAAAAAAGTTTTATTGCCACTTCTCCATCTTCAGCTTCTGTCACATCATAACCTTCCTTTAGAAGATATAATTTCAAAATATTTCTTATTTCCATTTCATCTTCTACTATTAAAATTTTTTTCATATATTTATTGTCCTCCCATTTGTTAATTCTCATTTTTTTAATATATAAGAAAAAAGAGTTAACCAAAATAAAAGCTTTGGCTAACTCCCCTTTATAATGTTGGTTAGTTAAGAATGTCCTAAGTTGTAAAGTAATAACCTAACTTACTAGAATGAAGCTCTAAATCCTGCAAATACAGTTGGTTGCCATCTCCAGTCTTTAGCATTGCTTTTAGCAGTGATTTCCCAGTTTCTATATTCTGCTCCAGCTGCTGCATATACTTTAAAGCTTGGAGTTGCTTGATAATTTACTTGAATATATGGTAATGCATATAGTTCATAATCTTGTTTTTGATCTAAAGCACCATATTTTTTATATTGTGACCAGCTGTAATCATCATATCCACCTTCGAAGTTGAAATCAATTGTTACATCTCCATTAGTGTATAGATTAGTTGTATTATAGATATAAGCCTCTACATCAATTGTAAAGTTTTTATCTTTTATTTTGTCTCCTCTATTGAATACTTGATCTCTTCCATAGAAATGTTGAGTATTATACATATTGAACTCAAAAGAGAATCCCCATGGTAATTCAAAGTAAGTATATAAATCTGCACCTATTTGATTATCATAGTTATCATTATTTCCTGATCCCCATACATATTTGTATTTAGGAGCAACAACGAAATTAGTAGTTTTTACAAAATCATTGTTGAATAAATACTCAGCAAAATTAAATCTTGCTTGGTATTCTGCTTCTTGATTTCCTGTAGTATCTTCTCTGTCTCTGTAGTGAATTCTTGATGTAAAGTTTACATTAGAATCTCCTAAATTTCCATGATTATAGAAATATCTCAATCTAGTATCAGTTCCATCTTTTCCTAATTTTTCATTAGAAACATTTCCATAGTTTCTGATTCTGTATTCAAAAGATTGATTTTCAGTCATGTTGATTTTTCCCATTAACTGAGTTCTTCCATATTTTGTAGCTCCTGCCCAATCATTCTCAGCAGCTGTTTTGTTTTCAGTTTCTCCATACCATCTGTATTGTAAATCTACATATCCATTTGGTCTGAATCCTACTGGTACTCTGTCTCTGTAGACAATAACTTCTTTTTCAACGATTTGTACTGGTGCTTCTGTTACTACAACTGGAGCAGGTACAACTTCTTTAGCTTGTGCCATTGCTGCAACTGTTAAGAATGCACCAACTAATAATAAAGATTTTTTCATAAAAAATACCCCCTATTTTCTATATTTTAAATTATATATATCGAAATATATAATAATTTACATTAAAGATGACAATTTACCTAATCTGGGAAACTGGTAAATCATCATCTTATTCTTGGGAAGAGCAATAATATATAAAAGATTAGCAACTTTTATAATAT of the Fusobacterium sp. genome contains:
- a CDS encoding TetR/AcrR family transcriptional regulator, whose amino-acid sequence is MPVIGKKEQIMEAATKLILKKGYSHTSVEDITNEMKIAKGSFYTYFKSKNLLLQTIAEKKIDEMIERQDDILKNSFSFEETLKNIILVRLKFSHESMKRELVLISLIKNIEALSPEIREILKRIEQINIDFIKKLLIKFKNELKVEEKDLQKYSELISAIIREFKVVNFFLDKSNNENIFIQDFDIVIEKMNNEKLEEGINFIYGCILKILK
- a CDS encoding HAMP domain-containing sensor histidine kinase, with protein sequence MEKLHTGDYTIRLTSMTDFLNYFLLIKKISDTEFLVIISPTIVPNVVTKMMSSFYLDLSAFIVPILFVLAYIFSKYFSDPIVTLEKISSKISKLDFSSNIDFKYNNELETLGNNLKGMSEKLKNNIDELNNLNSQMKIELKEKEKLINFEKDFMRSIGHELKTPIAIINGYIEALQDDIVSAEEKSNVYSIIYNEGIFLDKLIKNLNTYLKYEFSFSDESYEEFQLKELLEDKLNKYNLDFMKKNIELKINIDESKIFTDKYRISIILNNLFTNAITYIDDRKKIGIEFKNKTLKISNSSAFIPEEKFKNIFRPFYKLDSSRNRKYGGAGLGLSIVKNILTSLNLEYSFIFDKEKNYVIFTIKFN
- a CDS encoding response regulator transcription factor translates to MKKILIVEDEMEIRNILKLYLLKEGYDVTEAEDGEVAIKLFYEKPFDLVILDIMLPKKDGWSVLREIKKYSSVPVMILSARDDDEDELFGFEIGTDEYITKPFNNKILLARIKTLIKNTSNNTDHIIELGKITINDTSHTVTVEGEEVILAPKEYELLIYLIKNHKIALSRDKMLTEVWGYDFSGSDRTIDTHIKNLRKKLGDECIKTVRGIGYKFEIKN